A stretch of uncultured Methanobrevibacter sp. DNA encodes these proteins:
- a CDS encoding LicD family protein, protein MNALHENLFKLLIELDDICSENDIDYCLAGGTALGAIRNQCFLPWDDDIDLYITRDNWIKLRDLVSENPEILPENRNLVCIENAPYHRNPIVRYVDTSKTTIYPAQSISAKTCGDQIEFFILDPIPNPEDGQKEHLNQMRAFLEILSPYFMVCKSLPLEEYAAHRDLVLSYYKKIDKKGYSEVMDKLYDELYNYPIEKADTLCLRWGIRTLLHKTKFYREKRYEELEGRKFPVAYELEHALRTDYGDTWMYIPEGEGKLSHNPLVEDPNRSFEDFTSIYLQFINQDKVVHAYEMNKRNNLKLWIPRRKVELEKARMKGIIAKKEIDKKIEFNDYDLNQLLKDEEYEILDDLFGSYYSIQLNQNCRKYNFLIDIDKELIKIALLNKIKQGQYYTARNIINILEVNFELDDDFKHLKEMCIFCKKLSIAIYDDYDIDAIENLLNDVVEDCENLVDTYRARLWLNIKKAENNTDYEKVISKGSEMLIDYPKDGEIMAYIAEAYYHLGNVEKATEIYDEAVHHTRNGFVWQYAKRYVGIDRMAEEEIDVD, encoded by the coding sequence ATGAATGCTTTACATGAAAACTTGTTTAAGCTCTTGATTGAGTTAGATGATATTTGCAGTGAAAATGATATCGATTATTGTCTAGCTGGAGGAACAGCATTAGGAGCGATTAGAAATCAATGCTTCCTACCATGGGATGATGATATAGATTTATACATTACACGGGATAATTGGATTAAATTACGTGATTTGGTTAGTGAAAATCCAGAAATATTACCTGAAAACAGAAATTTAGTATGTATAGAAAATGCTCCATATCATAGAAATCCAATTGTTCGTTATGTTGATACAAGCAAAACAACAATTTATCCAGCACAATCAATATCTGCGAAAACATGTGGAGATCAAATTGAATTCTTTATATTAGATCCAATTCCAAATCCTGAAGATGGGCAGAAAGAGCATTTGAATCAAATGAGAGCATTTTTAGAAATTCTTTCACCTTACTTTATGGTTTGTAAAAGCCTTCCATTAGAAGAATATGCAGCCCATAGAGACTTAGTTTTAAGCTATTACAAAAAAATTGATAAAAAAGGGTATTCAGAAGTAATGGACAAATTATACGATGAATTATATAATTACCCTATAGAAAAAGCAGACACTCTCTGTTTACGTTGGGGTATTCGTACATTGCTTCATAAAACAAAATTTTATAGAGAAAAACGTTATGAGGAATTGGAAGGGAGGAAATTCCCAGTAGCTTATGAATTGGAACATGCATTAAGGACAGATTATGGGGACACTTGGATGTATATTCCGGAAGGTGAAGGAAAATTATCTCATAATCCATTAGTGGAAGACCCAAATCGTTCATTTGAAGATTTTACAAGTATTTATCTTCAATTCATCAATCAAGATAAAGTGGTTCATGCTTATGAAATGAATAAGCGCAACAATTTAAAATTGTGGATTCCTAGAAGAAAAGTTGAACTGGAAAAAGCTAGAATGAAGGGAATCATAGCGAAAAAGGAAATAGATAAAAAAATTGAATTCAATGATTATGATTTAAATCAGCTATTAAAAGATGAGGAATATGAAATATTGGATGATCTTTTTGGCAGTTATTATTCAATTCAATTAAATCAAAACTGTAGAAAATATAATTTTCTAATAGATATTGATAAAGAGCTGATTAAAATAGCTCTCCTAAATAAAATTAAGCAAGGGCAATATTATACAGCAAGGAATATAATAAATATTCTTGAAGTGAATTTCGAACTTGATGATGATTTCAAGCATTTGAAAGAAATGTGTATATTTTGCAAAAAATTATCCATTGCAATCTATGACGATTATGATATTGATGCAATAGAAAACTTATTGAATGATGTTGTAGAGGATTGTGAAAACCTAGTTGATACATATAGAGCAAGATTATGGTTAAATATTAAAAAAGCAGAAAATAATACTGATTATGAAAAGGTTATCTCAAAAGGAAGTGAAATGCTAATAGACTATCCAAAAGATGGTGAGATAATGGCTTATATAGCTGAAGCGTATTATCATTTAGGTAATGTGGAAAAAGCAACAGAAATCTATGATGAAGCAGTACACCATACAAGAAATGGATTTGTTTGGCAATATGCAAAACGATATGTTGGTATTGATAGAATGGCGGAGGAAGAAATTGATGTTGACTAG
- a CDS encoding Gfo/Idh/MocA family oxidoreductase translates to MKKIITYGTFDMFHQGHYNILKRAKDYGDYLIVGVTGENYDIGRGKLSVHDTLATRIENVKNTGLVDEIIVEEYLGQKIGDIIKYDIDSFVIGDDWVGKFDHLSRYCNMVYLERTKGISSTKLREETFEKYDIGIITDEIDDNELVKEAKLVNGFEVKNVYCDSEKTLNGFQEKYNIENVFDDYGKMIEASDIVFVRCSIEKRFNYIRQALEAGKHVIYDSPATFKSSELEELLNLSKEKNVILMENIKMVHIYVFNQLLWMTQGGLIGDILSFNCSISKNDESRSNLFYDLSALSLLPMLKIMGQNYEKADFKVTKDGEEIEFASMNFVYPNGRAVINVGNVVRVDNQLEIIGTKGTIRMRGNWWRSKNFSLHKPGEIDAELYNTNFEGNGFKYLIKAMSTMLKNNSIDSMGVFEDESLKIVEILEQVKKTDDNTL, encoded by the coding sequence ATGAAAAAAATTATTACCTATGGTACATTCGACATGTTTCACCAAGGACATTATAATATTTTGAAAAGAGCAAAAGATTATGGAGATTATCTAATTGTTGGTGTCACTGGAGAAAACTATGATATTGGAAGAGGAAAACTAAGCGTTCATGATACTCTTGCAACAAGAATTGAAAATGTAAAAAATACCGGATTAGTAGACGAAATCATAGTTGAAGAATATCTTGGACAGAAAATTGGAGACATCATCAAATATGACATAGATTCTTTTGTAATAGGAGATGATTGGGTTGGTAAATTCGATCATTTGTCTAGATATTGCAATATGGTCTATTTAGAAAGAACAAAAGGCATTTCAAGTACAAAACTTAGAGAAGAAACATTTGAAAAATATGACATAGGTATAATCACTGATGAAATAGACGATAATGAATTAGTGAAAGAAGCAAAATTGGTAAATGGATTTGAAGTGAAAAATGTTTATTGTGACAGTGAAAAGACCTTGAACGGTTTCCAGGAAAAGTACAACATTGAAAATGTTTTTGATGATTATGGTAAAATGATTGAAGCCTCAGATATTGTTTTCGTTCGTTGCAGCATTGAAAAAAGATTCAATTATATTCGTCAAGCATTAGAAGCCGGAAAACATGTTATTTATGACTCCCCTGCAACATTTAAATCTAGTGAATTAGAGGAACTATTGAATTTGTCAAAAGAAAAAAACGTTATCCTAATGGAAAACATAAAAATGGTTCATATTTATGTATTTAATCAATTATTGTGGATGACACAAGGGGGATTGATTGGAGATATCTTAAGTTTCAATTGTTCCATTTCAAAAAATGATGAAAGCCGTTCCAACTTATTCTATGATTTAAGTGCATTAAGTTTACTTCCTATGTTAAAGATCATGGGCCAAAACTATGAAAAAGCTGATTTCAAAGTTACAAAAGATGGTGAAGAAATTGAATTTGCTTCAATGAACTTTGTATACCCAAATGGAAGAGCTGTAATTAATGTAGGAAATGTAGTCCGTGTAGATAACCAATTAGAAATTATTGGAACAAAAGGAACTATCCGTATGAGAGGAAATTGGTGGAGAAGTAAAAACTTCAGTCTTCACAAGCCTGGAGAAATCGATGCGGAATTATATAATACAAACTTTGAAGGAAACGGATTTAAATATTTGATTAAAGCAATGTCAACTATGTTAAAAAATAATAGTATTGATTCAATGGGTGTATTTGAAGACGAATCCTTAAAAATTGTTGAAATTTTAGAACAGGTTAAAAAAACTGATGATAATACCTTATAA
- a CDS encoding NAD(P)H-dependent glycerol-3-phosphate dehydrogenase: MDNVGIIGAGSLGTALAQIVAQNADNVFLFLRREELANTINTTGINNEYYPNVKLEKNIIATVDYNDLKGCKIIFLSIPSSAFRTTLSEIRDYIDEDAILVSTAKGIEYPSLKTMGNLIEEYFNDEYVSLSGPNFASEIVLNLATVSNIASKNKENAMKVKGLLSTPQFKVKILDDVIGLEICGVVKNINAIANGICEGMNINENARYAILTKGFEETRKIIESVGGNPSTSGEYCGFGDLVLTSTSSESRNHTLGMLYGQRIIVDEKASGIVFEGKNSIMAIKDICKKTNTKSVIVDFVYDIIVNQIPPKIAFKDLWENIEN; this comes from the coding sequence ATGGATAATGTAGGTATTATAGGAGCTGGAAGCCTAGGGACAGCTCTAGCTCAAATAGTAGCTCAAAATGCAGATAATGTATTTCTTTTTCTTAGAAGGGAAGAATTAGCTAATACAATTAATACAACCGGCATTAATAACGAATACTATCCCAATGTCAAATTGGAAAAAAATATAATTGCTACTGTCGATTATAATGATTTGAAAGGATGTAAAATAATATTTTTATCCATTCCTTCATCTGCATTTAGAACAACATTGTCTGAAATAAGAGATTATATAGATGAAGATGCAATTCTTGTCTCTACCGCAAAAGGTATTGAATATCCCTCATTGAAAACTATGGGAAACTTAATTGAAGAATACTTTAACGATGAATATGTTTCATTATCTGGACCTAACTTTGCATCAGAAATTGTTTTAAATCTTGCAACTGTTTCTAACATCGCATCAAAAAACAAAGAAAATGCTATGAAAGTAAAAGGGCTTTTATCAACCCCACAATTTAAAGTCAAGATTTTAGACGATGTTATTGGTCTTGAAATATGCGGGGTTGTAAAAAATATCAATGCAATAGCTAATGGAATATGTGAAGGAATGAACATTAATGAAAATGCAAGATATGCTATTTTGACAAAAGGATTTGAAGAAACTAGAAAAATTATTGAAAGCGTTGGAGGAAATCCTTCTACATCAGGAGAGTACTGTGGATTTGGAGATCTTGTGCTGACTTCAACTTCAAGTGAAAGCAGAAACCATACACTTGGCATGTTATACGGCCAAAGGATAATTGTTGATGAGAAGGCTAGTGGAATTGTATTTGAAGGAAAAAACTCAATTATGGCCATAAAAGACATTTGTAAAAAAACTAATACAAAAAGCGTGATAGTTGACTTTGTATATGATATAATTGTTAATCAAATCCCTCCTAAAATAGCTTTCAAGGATTTATGGGAGAATATTGAGAATTAA
- a CDS encoding UbiD family decarboxylase has product MTKDIINVIQIDEELDAEYEAAKVLRKYPKETVMLNNIKGYDIPVVSGICNTREKIAQSLGCQVDEILYKIIDGMNNPTPVSKFIDLVDEYDSKRVDLGKIPILTHYKRDGGAYITAGVVFARDPETGIQNASIHRMLVLDKNKLAIRIVPRNLYTYFQKAKDMGKDLDISIAIGMEPAILLACTTSIPIDADEMEVANRFKNGELELVTCKNGINVPEADIIFEGKILIDETAPEGPFVDLTDTYDYVREEPVIKLSKMYIKKENPMYHAILPAGFEHKLLQGMPQEPRIFNAVKNTVPTVQNVVLTEGGCCWLHAAVSIKKQTEGDGKNIIMAALAAHPSLKHVVVVDEDVDIFDPQDIEYAIATRVKGDDDIIIVPKARGSSLDPKASEIDGTTTKVGVDATKSILEPEKFERVSFSE; this is encoded by the coding sequence ATGACTAAAGATATTATTAACGTGATTCAAATTGATGAGGAACTTGATGCTGAGTATGAAGCAGCTAAAGTACTTCGGAAATATCCTAAAGAAACTGTAATGCTAAACAACATAAAAGGTTATGATATTCCAGTTGTCTCTGGAATCTGTAATACAAGAGAGAAAATAGCCCAATCTCTTGGCTGCCAAGTTGATGAAATCCTATATAAGATAATTGATGGAATGAACAATCCAACTCCTGTAAGCAAGTTTATAGACTTGGTGGATGAATACGATAGCAAAAGAGTGGATTTAGGCAAGATTCCAATCCTTACCCATTACAAACGTGATGGAGGAGCATATATTACTGCTGGTGTTGTATTTGCAAGAGACCCTGAAACAGGCATTCAAAATGCTTCTATTCACAGAATGCTGGTTCTTGACAAGAACAAATTGGCAATCCGTATCGTGCCAAGGAACCTATACACCTATTTCCAAAAGGCAAAGGATATGGGAAAGGATTTGGATATTTCAATAGCTATTGGAATGGAACCTGCCATTCTTCTTGCATGTACCACATCAATACCAATAGATGCAGATGAGATGGAAGTGGCTAACAGATTTAAAAACGGCGAATTGGAATTAGTTACCTGTAAAAATGGAATCAATGTGCCTGAAGCTGACATAATATTTGAAGGTAAAATATTGATTGATGAAACTGCTCCTGAAGGTCCATTCGTGGATTTGACAGACACTTATGATTATGTGAGAGAGGAACCTGTAATAAAACTCTCAAAAATGTACATCAAAAAGGAAAATCCAATGTACCATGCAATTTTGCCAGCTGGATTTGAACATAAATTGCTTCAGGGCATGCCACAGGAACCAAGAATATTCAATGCAGTGAAAAATACCGTTCCTACCGTTCAGAATGTTGTTCTTACAGAGGGAGGTTGCTGTTGGTTGCATGCAGCCGTTTCAATTAAAAAGCAAACTGAAGGTGATGGTAAAAATATCATTATGGCTGCACTTGCTGCACATCCATCATTGAAGCATGTTGTTGTGGTTGATGAGGATGTTGATATCTTTGATCCTCAAGACATTGAATATGCAATAGCTACACGTGTAAAAGGTGATGATGATATAATCATTGTACCTAAAGCAAGAGGTTCTTCATTAGATCCTAAAGCTTCTGAAATTGATGGAACAACCACTAAAGTAGGTGTAGATGCTACAAAATCAATTTTAGAGCCTGAAAAATTTGAGAGAGTTAGCTTTAGTGAATAA
- the purE gene encoding 5-(carboxyamino)imidazole ribonucleotide mutase → MIPKVMIILGSASDKEIAIKSIKILEKLQIPYSLKVASAHRTHDKVKRLVMDATNLGVEVFIGIAGLAAHLPGAIAAYTHRPVIGVPVDGAIGGLDALYACVQMPFPTAVTTVGINRGDNAAILAGEIIASYDKEVAERISALRVEYQKKVEAGEKELIESLEGEFFQKDFLAEEEYEKIEFEELDDTPDVMILAGSYSDMEIAKNVAILLERMQIKYKLDYISPIRHAKDFESYMSKRNNAKLFIAISGLSALVAGSVVALTEKPVIGVPCSKKLDGQDALLTMANMPPGVPVGTVGIDNGRNAAIVAGEILAISNKQIEENLKWIKYKNADL, encoded by the coding sequence ATGATTCCAAAAGTAATGATAATTCTTGGAAGTGCTTCCGATAAGGAAATAGCTATTAAATCAATAAAGATATTGGAAAAACTTCAAATCCCCTATAGCTTAAAAGTGGCTTCTGCACATAGAACCCATGACAAGGTTAAAAGACTCGTTATGGATGCAACCAACCTAGGTGTAGAGGTTTTCATAGGAATTGCAGGCCTTGCTGCACATTTGCCTGGCGCAATAGCTGCATACACTCATAGGCCAGTTATTGGAGTACCTGTTGATGGTGCAATTGGAGGTCTTGATGCACTGTATGCTTGCGTGCAAATGCCGTTCCCTACAGCAGTGACAACTGTTGGAATAAACAGAGGGGACAATGCTGCAATACTTGCTGGAGAAATCATAGCAAGCTATGATAAGGAAGTGGCCGAAAGAATCTCTGCATTGCGTGTAGAATACCAAAAAAAGGTAGAAGCTGGTGAAAAGGAGCTTATTGAAAGTCTTGAAGGTGAATTCTTCCAAAAAGACTTTTTAGCTGAAGAGGAATATGAAAAAATTGAATTTGAAGAATTGGACGACACTCCAGATGTGATGATACTTGCAGGAAGCTATTCTGATATGGAAATAGCTAAAAATGTAGCTATTCTACTTGAAAGAATGCAAATTAAATACAAATTAGATTATATTTCTCCAATCAGACATGCAAAAGACTTTGAATCCTATATGAGCAAAAGAAACAATGCTAAATTGTTCATTGCCATAAGCGGTTTGTCTGCACTTGTGGCAGGATCTGTTGTTGCATTAACTGAAAAACCTGTTATTGGAGTGCCATGTTCCAAAAAGCTAGATGGCCAAGACGCTCTCTTGACTATGGCAAATATGCCTCCAGGAGTGCCTGTTGGAACAGTTGGAATAGACAATGGAAGAAATGCAGCAATCGTAGCAGGAGAAATCCTTGCAATATCAAATAAGCAAATTGAAGAAAACTTAAAATGGATTAAATACAAAAATGCTGACTTATAA
- a CDS encoding glycosyltransferase family 2 protein — translation MVKISVIVPVYNCEDYLEESIRSILNQSFNDIEIICVDDGSTDDSLNILKELSKQDTRLKVYTQENQGASVARNNALEKASGDYIYFFDADDYAVEDCLEKVYSNAVNNDSDMVIFYFDNYNENVFLKHCNIDLDKKFLDVDYNNFTFNYKDYKQYAFKGASAPWFKLYKKDFLDKHDNIKFPVNLNHNDVPFHIMTVLKASKISFLPEFLYHYRVDNPNSISNSRLKSYKDIFCIINIVEDFLKYEGLYDDLKKEFDFLKIDQIVYQIRGRSNDYFDLAKKELSGVDLNNDYLTKTLLFKANSILSSDSIEEYELKVEIYNYENKINKLNKKIDGLVTENKKLKKDLDKSKKKNNDILNSLSWRITKPIRSFKQFIKRD, via the coding sequence ATGGTTAAAATTTCAGTCATTGTTCCAGTTTACAATTGTGAAGACTATCTTGAAGAGTCTATCAGAAGCATTTTAAATCAATCATTTAATGATATTGAAATTATTTGTGTCGATGATGGATCAACTGATGATTCTTTGAATATATTAAAGGAACTTTCAAAACAGGACACCCGTCTTAAAGTTTACACCCAGGAAAATCAAGGAGCAAGTGTTGCAAGAAACAATGCTTTAGAAAAAGCTTCTGGGGATTATATTTACTTTTTTGATGCAGATGATTATGCTGTTGAGGATTGTTTGGAAAAGGTCTATTCCAATGCTGTAAACAATGATTCAGACATGGTGATTTTTTATTTTGATAATTATAATGAAAATGTTTTCTTAAAGCACTGCAATATTGATTTAGATAAAAAATTTTTAGATGTGGATTATAATAACTTCACATTTAACTATAAGGATTATAAGCAATATGCTTTTAAAGGAGCTTCAGCCCCTTGGTTTAAGTTATATAAAAAAGACTTTTTAGATAAACATGATAATATCAAATTCCCAGTTAATTTAAACCATAATGATGTCCCATTTCATATAATGACTGTTTTAAAGGCATCTAAAATTTCTTTTCTTCCAGAATTTCTTTATCATTATAGGGTAGATAATCCTAATTCCATTTCAAATTCACGTTTAAAATCATATAAAGATATTTTTTGTATTATAAACATAGTTGAAGATTTTTTAAAATATGAAGGATTGTATGATGATTTGAAAAAAGAATTTGATTTTTTAAAGATAGATCAGATTGTTTACCAAATTCGTGGAAGATCCAATGATTATTTTGACTTGGCAAAAAAAGAATTATCTGGTGTTGATTTAAATAATGATTATTTAACTAAAACTCTTTTGTTTAAAGCTAATTCTATTTTAAGTTCCGATTCCATTGAGGAATATGAGTTAAAGGTTGAAATCTATAATTATGAAAATAAAATAAATAAATTAAATAAAAAGATAGATGGATTAGTCACTGAGAATAAAAAACTCAAAAAAGATCTGGATAAATCCAAAAAGAAAAATAATGACATTTTAAATTCACTTAGTTGGAGGATAACCAAACCTATTAGAAGCTTTAAACAATTTATTAAAAGAGATTAA
- a CDS encoding glycosyltransferase family 2 protein, translating into MAYEFKFSVLMPIYNVEKYLAESIDSLINQSIGFEENIELVIVDDGSPDNSKEIALKYQEKYPNNIKVFSKSNGGQASAFNFGLKHLNGKYVSFLDSDDCLSSNALFEVYDFFEKHYNEIDLVSIPLMFFERRTGGHNLNYKFDSTRVIDLVKEPYYPQLSIASSFVKSEVLKNFEFNTELIAGYDALMVNKILLMKKKIGVISSCAYHYRKRLDSTSTIDNYKQNEKFFTHSLKNLDINLIEHSKEKLGHVPLFIQYVVAYNVQWFHGISDFPECFKKDEINEFWETFYEILNHVDDSVIKDSRIIRKRIVRYFLMYLKNHQDFHIDIVENNSKIILKTADFTINNLHNHRFYIDNLDLNQGILNLLGTFTSLCDNSVLSLEAIKTTSDGTTKVFKEECKDFSTNSKVKRILGINWQFKHYFDLKIPIEKDEESKIDLYLIYDENNKKIKINNNIVFRNSPSLSGTINYFMNDSQIAFFKDNSFYVCPFSQEKANELREELISHYQKILADLEKLKKDNKDLRKENKKLKKDLKKSKNKNKEILNSLSWKITKPLRIPKQLIKKMKK; encoded by the coding sequence ATGGCTTATGAATTCAAATTTTCTGTTTTGATGCCAATTTATAATGTTGAAAAATATCTTGCTGAGTCAATAGACTCTTTAATAAATCAATCTATTGGTTTTGAGGAAAATATAGAATTAGTTATAGTGGATGATGGAAGTCCAGACAATTCAAAAGAGATAGCATTGAAGTATCAAGAGAAATATCCAAATAATATTAAAGTTTTTTCCAAATCAAACGGAGGCCAAGCAAGTGCATTTAATTTTGGATTGAAACATTTAAATGGTAAATATGTTAGTTTTTTAGATAGTGATGACTGTTTAAGTTCAAATGCACTTTTTGAAGTATATGATTTTTTTGAAAAGCATTATAATGAAATTGATTTGGTTTCAATTCCGCTCATGTTTTTTGAAAGGAGAACAGGAGGACATAATTTAAATTATAAATTTGATTCTACAAGAGTTATAGATTTAGTTAAAGAACCATATTACCCACAATTATCTATTGCGTCCTCATTTGTAAAAAGTGAAGTATTAAAAAATTTCGAATTTAATACGGAATTAATCGCAGGATATGATGCATTAATGGTCAATAAAATATTATTAATGAAAAAGAAAATTGGTGTAATAAGTTCATGTGCTTATCACTATAGAAAAAGATTAGATTCTACTTCAACTATTGACAATTATAAACAGAATGAAAAGTTTTTTACACATTCATTAAAAAATCTTGATATTAATTTAATTGAACATTCCAAAGAAAAATTAGGGCATGTTCCTTTGTTTATTCAATATGTTGTGGCATATAATGTTCAATGGTTTCATGGAATTTCTGATTTTCCAGAATGCTTCAAAAAAGATGAGATTAATGAGTTTTGGGAAACTTTCTATGAAATTTTAAATCATGTTGATGATAGTGTTATTAAAGATTCTCGAATTATCAGAAAGAGAATAGTTAGGTATTTTTTAATGTATTTGAAAAATCATCAAGATTTTCATATTGATATAGTTGAAAATAATTCTAAGATTATTTTAAAAACTGCAGATTTTACTATTAATAATTTACATAATCATAGGTTTTATATAGATAATTTAGACCTGAATCAAGGGATTTTAAATTTATTAGGAACCTTTACTAGTTTATGTGATAATAGTGTATTGAGTCTTGAAGCTATTAAAACAACATCAGATGGAACAACAAAAGTTTTTAAAGAAGAATGTAAAGATTTCTCTACTAATTCAAAGGTTAAACGAATATTAGGTATTAATTGGCAATTTAAGCATTATTTTGATTTAAAAATTCCAATAGAAAAAGATGAAGAATCTAAAATAGACTTATATTTGATTTATGATGAAAATAATAAGAAGATAAAAATAAACAATAATATTGTTTTCAGAAACAGTCCTTCATTATCTGGTACAATAAATTATTTTATGAATGATTCTCAAATAGCATTCTTTAAAGATAATTCATTTTACGTATGTCCTTTTTCACAAGAAAAAGCTAATGAATTAAGAGAGGAATTAATTTCTCACTATCAAAAAATATTAGCTGATTTGGAAAAACTTAAAAAGGATAATAAGGATTTAAGGAAGGAAAATAAAAAACTTAAAAAAGATTTAAAGAAATCCAAAAATAAAAATAAGGAAATTCTAAACTCTCTTAGTTGGAAAATCACCAAACCCCTTAGAATTCCAAAACAACTCATTAAAAAGATGAAAAAATAA
- a CDS encoding NCS2 family permease has protein sequence MLNKFFKLDENNTDLKTELLAGLTTFLAMAYILGVNPNMLAEGGMPATGVFFATALASGVSCIIMGLISKYPVGLAPGMGMNALFTYTIILTMGNTWETALAAVFVSSIIFLLITISGLREAILNALPFDLKLAIGAGIGFFLAFIGLKGAGIIVADPATLVGMGSILSAPALLAVIGILLTLILYIKKVPAAVFLGLVITAILGVIFTLAGFGAGDPIMPAIPAEFVSFSFDTSVVGAFAKGFTQLFSNIPNLIMILFSLLFVTFFDTTGTLIPLANQCGFVDEEGNADGIDKAFLGDAISGIIGAILGTSTLTAYVESATGIGLGGRTGLTAVFTGIFFLLALIFAPTVLALFTSSVTAAALVIVGILMIVQLKEVDWDNMVVAASVFMTIIMMLLTYSISLGIAWGFVTYAIASIATGKAKEFSPIMWIMVIIFALYVFFGL, from the coding sequence ATGTTAAACAAATTTTTTAAATTAGATGAAAATAATACTGATCTAAAAACTGAGTTACTTGCTGGTTTAACCACCTTTTTAGCAATGGCTTACATTTTAGGTGTAAACCCTAACATGCTTGCTGAAGGTGGAATGCCTGCAACAGGAGTATTTTTCGCAACTGCTCTTGCTTCAGGGGTCTCTTGTATCATCATGGGTCTTATTTCCAAGTACCCTGTTGGTCTTGCTCCTGGTATGGGTATGAATGCATTGTTTACCTATACAATCATTTTAACTATGGGTAACACTTGGGAAACTGCACTTGCAGCTGTATTCGTTTCAAGTATAATCTTTTTATTAATTACCATTTCCGGTTTAAGGGAAGCTATTCTTAACGCACTTCCATTTGACTTAAAATTGGCAATTGGTGCTGGTATTGGTTTCTTCTTAGCATTTATCGGATTGAAAGGTGCTGGAATTATCGTAGCTGACCCTGCTACTTTAGTAGGTATGGGTTCCATCTTATCCGCTCCTGCACTTTTAGCAGTAATTGGTATTTTACTTACCTTAATCTTATACATTAAGAAAGTACCTGCAGCTGTATTCCTTGGTTTAGTGATAACTGCAATTTTAGGTGTAATCTTTACTTTAGCTGGTTTCGGTGCTGGAGATCCTATTATGCCTGCAATTCCTGCAGAATTCGTATCATTTAGTTTTGATACTTCTGTAGTTGGAGCATTTGCAAAAGGCTTCACCCAATTATTCTCTAACATCCCTAACTTAATCATGATCTTGTTCTCTTTATTATTCGTGACTTTCTTTGATACTACTGGAACCTTGATTCCTTTAGCAAATCAATGTGGATTCGTTGATGAAGAGGGTAACGCTGATGGTATTGACAAAGCTTTCCTTGGGGACGCAATCAGTGGAATCATTGGTGCTATTTTAGGTACTTCAACCTTAACCGCATACGTAGAAAGTGCAACCGGTATTGGTCTTGGTGGTAGAACTGGATTAACCGCTGTATTCACCGGTATCTTCTTCTTACTCGCACTTATCTTTGCTCCTACCGTTTTAGCATTGTTTACTTCTTCTGTAACTGCTGCAGCATTAGTAATTGTAGGTATCTTAATGATCGTACAATTAAAAGAAGTAGACTGGGACAACATGGTTGTAGCTGCTTCCGTATTCATGACAATCATCATGATGCTTTTAACCTACTCCATTTCCTTAGGTATCGCATGGGGATTCGTCACTTACGCAATTGCATCCATTGCTACCGGTAAAGCTAAAGAGTTCAGCCCAATTATGTGGATAATGGTTATCATATTCGCATTATACGTATTCTTCGGACTCTAG